The nucleotide sequence AAGCATAGAAGACTTACGCTTACGTTTTCGAACGAACATTGAATTAACAGATGTAGATGCCTATTGGGAAGAACAGCTTTTCAATACTCCACAATCCGGCATTCGCTTTAGAATGGGTGAAGTAGAATGCATCGGCATGTCTCCCAGAGCAAGATGCAACGTCCCTCCTCGCAATCCTATGACAGGCGAAACCGACAAATCCTTTGTGAAAACCTTGATAAAAAGTAGGGCAGAAAACCTCCCCGAAGAAAGTACACTCGGTCAATTTGGTAATTTCTACCACCTTACCGTGGACACCTATCTTCCTCCCACCGAAACAGGAAAGATTTTGAAGACAGGCGACAAGGTTGAAATATTGGAGACTGTCCAATTTCAATAGGAGCTCACATAAAACGATGAACGGAAATTTTATAGATGCTTTTAGAGTTGCTTTCAAAAGCAGATTAGGTGATAAGAACCTGAAAACTCAATGGATTGAAACTGATTTTGGGAAAATCAGAGCGCTTGATACACAAGGGAATAAACCAGTAATCATTAATGTTCCAGATGGTCCAAATGTTATTGAACATCATGAGTATTTAATTGAGAAACTTTCTAAAGACTTTCGAGTAATTTGTTTTGAGTTTCCTGGGTTTGGCTTTTCATACCCTACATTAAAATATGACTACTCACTCGAAAAATCAGTCAGTCTGGTTTTAAATTTAATGAATATTTTAAGAGTGGAAGAAGCTGCTCTCTCATTTTCTTGTGGCAATGGGTTTTATGCAATTAAAGCCGCCCAAGTAGCCCCAGAACGATTCACTCATCTGTTTTTAGCTCAAACACCTTCCATACATTTAATGGAAAGCTGGGTATCTAACACCGTTCCTAAGATTTTAACAAAACCAATTCTAGGACAGTTGGCTAATGCATTTTTAGAAAAAAAATTCGCGAAAAACTGGTATAAGTATGCACTCCCCAAGGGTTCTGATATATCAGGTTATCAAAGTAAGGCTTTGAATTCTTTAAAAAAAGGCGGGTGTTTTTGCTTATCAGGGCTAGTTCAAGGATTGACTAAGGATAAGAATTCAGCACTCAAAACATTAGAAGTACCAGCAACTTTGGTATGGGGAAATAAGGACTTTACCCATCAGAAAACGAACAATAAGTCTATCCTTGAGCACTTACCTAATTGTGAGATAATAGAATTTAATGACTGTGGACATTTTCCTGAATTGGAAAATTCACACCATTATGTAAAACTTGTAAAAGAACGACTGTAAAACTGATGAGGATTTCTGAAGATTTCCAGTTTGAATAGTTGTTGATTAATGAAATCTCTTTTATTGGAAACATCACAAAATAACAACATAGCATCAACCCAGTTAACTCATCGGATCACCATTGCCTGGTCCATATCTGAGTGTGCATTGGGGGGTATCATGCATACTGTCCAGTCTCCCTTTACAGGATTGATCGTGGGGGGACTTTCTGTATTATTCATTGCACTGATCGCTTTTCATGCTGAGAAGCCTGCTACTGAAATCTTGAAATCTGTTGTATTCGTACTCGGCATAAAACTAGCCATCAGTCCACATGCACCTATAGGTGCTTTTTTCGCTGTTGCATTACAAGCTTCATTAGGAGCATTATTCTTTCATGTCATTCGAAACTTCACTATTGCAGCTTTGTTCACAGCCATTTTGAGTCTTGTCCTATCAGCAATTCAGAAGATCATCATCCTGACCATCTTGTTTGGTGTCAATTTTTGGGAGGCAATCGATCAATTTTCCAAAAGTCTGATAACCAGATTATCAATTTCAGAGATTGACTTTTCACTATCCAATTGGCTCATTTTCTCCTATATTGGTTTATATACCATCGGAGGATTGATCGTTGGCATCATCTCAACCAAACTCCCCTCTCTATTCCATCGCAATGCTAAACAGCTGGATGAACGCATTGCTTCATTTCCATCATTGAATCTTGAGCAGAAAACCACTCATTCTCCAAAGCGAAAATGGATCATGCTTCTTCTCATCATATTGGTTGTACTATTTATTCAAGTCCTATTCTTAAGCTATGAATCTGCGATCACACAACTAGTTAGAACTATCATCATCATTAGCGTTTGGTTGATCATTGCCCGTCCAGTCTTGGCTTGGGGTATGAAAAGAATCTTCCATGAAAAACAAGCCTCTTTGACCTCTGAAATTGAAGCAGTGCAAGTTCGCATACCTATATTGATCGGCTTTGGGCAGTTTGCATGGAAACATCGAAAACAAGGAAGCGGCTATCCATTTACCAACTTCATGACTCTTTATCTCTACTATGCCATCTACAAACTGTAGCATTTATATTCTCACTGGAGAAATCCAATCGGGAAAGTCTACCGCATTGTCTGAGTGGATTGATGACATAGAAAAGCAAGGAATGCGTGTAGGTGGGTTACTCAATCTTGTCATTGATTCTAAAAAATGGTTTCTGGACATTGCTTCCAAAGAACGTTGGTCCATGGAAAGGCTTCAAGAAAATGATAGTCCCATTAATGTAGGCAGATATATCTTTTCTGAAAAGGCCTTTGATCAAGCTAGAAAGACATTAAATGAAAGTAATGCACCTTACGATTACTTTATTGTGGATGAAATTGGGAAGCTAGAACTGAAAAACTTGGGACTTGAACCTGCGTTAAGTCATTTTCTTGAACATATCCAATCAGTATCTATTCAAAATCTTATTTTGGTCGTGCGAGATTCCCTAGTTGATGAGGTATTGGAAAAATATAAGCTACCAATAAAAGCAATTCTGGAAAAAGAAGATGTACCCAGTTTATAATTAGAAAATCTTGACCTTTTCAAAATTGATTGGCGGAACATCAGGGTTCGACAATCGTTTATCTGGTTTTACAAATAATCCATAATATTTATGAAGCATTCTATTATCCTCATACTGGGTCTATTTTTTGGATCTACATCTTATATCAACGCTCAAACCTCACAAGACTCTTTGGACATTAAGCAAGTCGCCCTAGACTACATTGAATCACAACATAATGTGAAACCTGAACAATTTGAGCGGGCAGCTCACCCAAGAATGGTCAAAAGAACTTTTTGGACAAATAAAAAGGCTAAAAAAGAATACCTAAGAGAGACATTTAAAGATGGTATGGTTCTTTTAGCAGCGACTTACAATGAGAATGGAGACAAGTTTCCAGAGAACCCGAAGAAGGACGTAATCATACTTGATGTTTATGATAAAGTAGCTTCTGTGAAGCTCATAGCCGATGATTGGATCGACTATATGCACATCGTGAAATTGAATGGCAAATGGCAAATCGTAAATGTGCTTTGGCAGTTTAATGATTCAGAAGATCATTAATTTAAAGTCAAATCAAACAAACTCTTCAATCAAAGTAATAGTAGTTCGCACTAGAGTTCAGTAATTGGAAACGTTTATTGCATAATTATTATTAAAATTTTTGCGCAAATCATTTTCACGAAAAAATCTTCTCTACTATTTTGGAACAAATGAACAGTAAGCGCAATTAACGGATATACCTGAATTTCCGAGCAAACCAACTATGAGAAATAATATTTTT is from Marinobacter alexandrii and encodes:
- a CDS encoding alpha/beta hydrolase, which gives rise to MNGNFIDAFRVAFKSRLGDKNLKTQWIETDFGKIRALDTQGNKPVIINVPDGPNVIEHHEYLIEKLSKDFRVICFEFPGFGFSYPTLKYDYSLEKSVSLVLNLMNILRVEEAALSFSCGNGFYAIKAAQVAPERFTHLFLAQTPSIHLMESWVSNTVPKILTKPILGQLANAFLEKKFAKNWYKYALPKGSDISGYQSKALNSLKKGGCFCLSGLVQGLTKDKNSALKTLEVPATLVWGNKDFTHQKTNNKSILEHLPNCEIIEFNDCGHFPELENSHHYVKLVKERL
- a CDS encoding nucleoside-triphosphatase produces the protein MPSTNCSIYILTGEIQSGKSTALSEWIDDIEKQGMRVGGLLNLVIDSKKWFLDIASKERWSMERLQENDSPINVGRYIFSEKAFDQARKTLNESNAPYDYFIVDEIGKLELKNLGLEPALSHFLEHIQSVSIQNLILVVRDSLVDEVLEKYKLPIKAILEKEDVPSL
- a CDS encoding nuclear transport factor 2 family protein translates to MKHSIILILGLFFGSTSYINAQTSQDSLDIKQVALDYIESQHNVKPEQFERAAHPRMVKRTFWTNKKAKKEYLRETFKDGMVLLAATYNENGDKFPENPKKDVIILDVYDKVASVKLIADDWIDYMHIVKLNGKWQIVNVLWQFNDSEDH